One Nonomuraea angiospora DNA segment encodes these proteins:
- a CDS encoding helix-turn-helix domain-containing protein, translated as MKHLLLRLSELDAHAGDELRVISFFDVLLQNGTDLDRLLLEAARLAECPVGVSVPGLGVHRRVSAGGGALDGPADPGAKRHELVNGGEVWIERRGQAYPIDAMLLERFAIACAAVLGRREPAPAFGDPALVELVLGTAVDEAGRSRALKLLGLRPDRPVQVFAVAGDASGLGGRVARLGQVYGVIVSGPPWPDAHASTSSAVGVSPRVPPASAARAWHMARTALRFAGPGELWGRVVHWDRLGGFALLAEHLPYEAIGASPDVAALERLAQGANGDSVLATLDVFAASDSIRQTASRLYIHRSSVAARLARAESELGFPVQPAEGRARLALALTLRRLGEHPSTAEAPRGA; from the coding sequence ATGAAGCACCTGCTGTTACGCCTTTCCGAACTCGACGCCCACGCGGGTGACGAGCTCAGGGTGATCAGCTTCTTCGACGTGCTCCTGCAGAACGGCACCGATCTGGACCGGCTCCTGCTGGAGGCCGCGCGGCTCGCGGAATGCCCCGTAGGGGTGAGCGTTCCCGGTCTGGGGGTGCATCGGCGGGTGAGCGCCGGCGGCGGCGCGCTCGACGGGCCCGCCGACCCGGGTGCCAAGAGGCACGAGCTCGTGAACGGCGGCGAGGTGTGGATCGAGCGGCGCGGCCAGGCGTACCCGATCGACGCCATGCTCCTCGAACGGTTCGCCATCGCCTGCGCCGCCGTCCTGGGCAGGCGGGAGCCCGCCCCGGCGTTCGGCGACCCCGCGCTCGTCGAACTCGTCCTCGGCACGGCCGTCGACGAGGCCGGCCGCTCCCGGGCGCTGAAGCTCCTCGGGCTGAGGCCGGATCGTCCCGTGCAGGTGTTCGCCGTCGCCGGTGACGCCTCCGGGCTCGGCGGCAGGGTGGCCCGTCTCGGGCAGGTGTACGGGGTCATCGTCTCCGGCCCGCCCTGGCCCGACGCTCACGCGAGCACGAGCTCGGCGGTCGGGGTGAGCCCGCGCGTTCCGCCCGCGAGCGCCGCCCGGGCCTGGCACATGGCGCGTACGGCACTGCGCTTCGCCGGCCCGGGCGAGCTGTGGGGCAGGGTCGTCCACTGGGACCGGCTGGGCGGCTTCGCCCTCCTCGCCGAGCACCTGCCGTACGAGGCCATCGGCGCTTCCCCGGACGTCGCCGCACTGGAGCGCCTGGCGCAAGGGGCCAACGGGGACTCCGTCCTGGCGACGCTGGACGTCTTCGCGGCCAGCGACTCCATCCGCCAGACCGCCTCCCGGCTCTACATCCACCGCAGCTCCGTCGCCGCCCGGCTGGCCCGGGCCGAGAGCGAGCTCGGCTTCCCCGTGCAGCCGGCCGAGGGCCGCGCCCGCCTGGCCCTCGCACTCACGCTGCGACGGCTCGGCGAGCACCCCAGTACGGCGGAAGCCCCCAGGGGGGCCTGA
- a CDS encoding activator-dependent family glycosyltransferase: protein MRVVVTQLAASAHLNLVVPLGWALKAAGHDVVIAAQPDIMPLVQQTGLMGVAVGDEARYAERVAAMAPEETIYGSGYSITEIRPEVLTYEYVRDCLAAFASPMALDVNTDESVFDGMVDFCRSWRPDLVIWDSMTYTGPVAAAACGAAHARTTIGRDHWGRLRELFLRLRAERPEAAGEDPVRDWLTAKLEKYGCEYDDDLVLGQTTIDSLPSWLRLPADYDYLPVRYVAYNGPGTIPDWLRAEPERPRVCVTLGNSYQEVWAGRAKLGYPDLFEAVADLDIEVVALLGPASVPAGATVPDNVRIPGFVPLDPLLKSCSAIVHHAGTGSTLTALLNGVPQLIIPHALHDEDQVADAIEAHGVGVHLPPDRFSAETLRTELQRILNDSTFTERAQKTSQEIRETPTPHDLVKDLEEHVLRHRRTAG, encoded by the coding sequence ATGCGCGTCGTTGTCACCCAACTCGCGGCCAGCGCTCATCTCAACCTCGTGGTGCCGCTCGGCTGGGCGCTCAAGGCCGCGGGCCACGACGTCGTCATCGCGGCCCAACCCGACATCATGCCCCTGGTGCAGCAGACGGGACTGATGGGCGTCGCCGTCGGCGACGAGGCGAGATACGCCGAGCGCGTCGCGGCGATGGCACCCGAGGAGACCATCTACGGGTCCGGATACTCCATCACGGAGATCCGGCCCGAGGTCCTCACCTACGAGTACGTGCGCGACTGCCTCGCGGCCTTCGCCTCCCCGATGGCGCTGGACGTGAACACCGACGAGTCCGTCTTCGACGGCATGGTCGACTTCTGCCGCTCGTGGCGCCCTGACCTGGTCATCTGGGACAGCATGACGTACACGGGACCGGTGGCGGCGGCGGCCTGCGGCGCCGCGCACGCCCGGACGACCATCGGCCGCGACCACTGGGGCCGCTTACGCGAGCTGTTCCTGCGCCTGCGGGCCGAGCGCCCCGAGGCCGCCGGCGAGGACCCGGTGCGCGACTGGCTCACCGCCAAACTGGAGAAGTACGGCTGCGAGTACGACGACGACCTCGTCCTCGGCCAGACGACCATCGACTCGCTCCCGTCCTGGCTGCGCCTGCCGGCGGACTACGACTACCTGCCCGTGCGCTACGTCGCGTACAACGGCCCCGGGACCATCCCCGACTGGCTGCGGGCGGAGCCGGAGCGGCCGCGGGTCTGCGTCACCCTGGGCAACTCCTACCAGGAGGTGTGGGCCGGCCGCGCGAAGCTGGGCTACCCCGACCTGTTCGAGGCCGTCGCCGACCTGGACATCGAGGTCGTCGCCCTGCTGGGCCCCGCTTCCGTCCCCGCCGGGGCCACGGTCCCCGACAACGTCCGGATCCCCGGGTTCGTGCCGCTGGACCCGCTGCTCAAGAGCTGCTCGGCGATCGTCCACCACGCGGGGACGGGCAGCACCCTGACGGCGCTGCTCAACGGCGTCCCGCAGCTCATCATCCCGCACGCGCTGCACGACGAGGACCAGGTCGCGGACGCCATCGAAGCGCACGGCGTGGGCGTGCACCTCCCGCCGGACCGGTTCTCGGCCGAAACGCTGCGCACCGAGCTGCAGCGGATCCTGAACGACTCCACCTTCACCGAGCGCGCACAGAAGACCAGTCAGGAGATACGGGAGACCCCGACCCCGCACGACCTGGTCAAGGACCTGGAAGAGCACGTGCTCCGCCACCGGCGGACAGCCGGCTAG
- a CDS encoding SDR family NAD(P)-dependent oxidoreductase, translated as MDVVLNSLAGPFTDASLDLLTPGGRFIEMGKTDRRDPTDVAGTHPHVRYRSFDLMDAGHERIGQMLGELLDLFAGQELDGLPVRCWPVQQARQAFRHMAQARHTGKIILTMPRALDLDGTVLITGGTGGLGAILARHLATEHQVKHLLLASRRGDQAPDADQLRTDLEAAGATVDIAACDLSDPGQVSNLLDRVPAEHPLTAVFHTAGVLDDGVVTSLTADKIDRVLRPKADAAWHLHQATQHLDLAAFVLYSSSAGTLDSAGQGNYSAANAFLDALAIHRHTTGLPAQSLAWGLWHQPSGMSAHLTTTDITRIEQAGYHQITTTQGNQLLDTALAFPQPHLLPLPINTHTLSNRHDGVPAILRGLVRAPARRTAQAGQVAADGSAVQRRLAGLSPAEQVEELTLVVRECAAKVIGYSEPEAIRAEQNFLEAGFDSLTAMELRNVLNKATGVRMPATAVFDYGTAAALARHLAEEIAIDNGAGWDSGAAEPDGGGSLSSLVRAAAPAGKLQEGLDLLEAAARLRPVFRTLDELDRAYPPLALASGPARPKLFCFSTPMALGGAAQFARLAGHFQGVRDLYALQVPGYAPDDSLPDNADVVVRMWAESIRETAGDDPFVVMGYCGGGNFAHAAVSYLERNGVRPEGLVLLDTFLPDSDVIDELGGQMLEGMFDRAEVYGPFSDTRMTAMGRYYRLFRETVVEDIETPVLFLRPDTPLPSGPDGERSREGNWRASWHLKHDLCEVRGDHLTMLEGEAGSIAQAVEEWLKPSDRRSAGA; from the coding sequence ATGGACGTGGTGCTCAACTCGCTGGCCGGGCCGTTCACCGACGCCTCACTCGATCTCCTCACCCCTGGCGGCAGGTTCATCGAGATGGGCAAGACCGACCGCCGCGACCCGACCGACGTCGCGGGCACCCACCCCCACGTCCGGTATCGCAGCTTCGACCTGATGGACGCCGGGCACGAGCGGATCGGGCAGATGCTGGGCGAGCTGCTGGACCTGTTCGCCGGCCAGGAGCTGGACGGTCTGCCCGTGCGGTGCTGGCCCGTGCAGCAGGCCCGGCAAGCGTTCCGGCACATGGCCCAGGCCCGCCACACCGGCAAGATCATCCTGACCATGCCACGCGCGCTGGACCTTGACGGCACGGTGTTGATCACAGGTGGCACCGGCGGCCTGGGCGCGATCCTGGCCCGCCACCTCGCCACCGAGCACCAGGTCAAGCACCTGCTGCTGGCCTCCCGCCGAGGAGACCAGGCCCCCGACGCCGACCAGCTCCGCACCGACCTGGAAGCAGCCGGCGCGACCGTCGACATCGCGGCCTGCGACCTGTCCGATCCCGGACAAGTCAGCAACCTCCTTGACCGGGTTCCCGCCGAGCACCCGCTCACCGCGGTCTTCCACACCGCCGGAGTACTCGACGACGGCGTGGTCACCTCCCTCACCGCCGACAAGATCGACCGGGTGCTGAGGCCGAAGGCGGACGCCGCCTGGCACCTCCACCAGGCCACCCAGCACCTGGACCTGGCCGCGTTCGTGCTCTACTCCTCCTCAGCCGGCACCCTCGACAGCGCCGGGCAGGGCAACTACTCCGCCGCCAACGCTTTCCTGGACGCACTGGCGATCCACCGTCACACCACCGGCCTGCCCGCGCAATCCCTGGCCTGGGGCCTGTGGCACCAACCCAGCGGCATGAGCGCCCACCTCACCACCACCGACATCACCCGCATCGAACAAGCCGGCTACCACCAAATCACCACCACCCAAGGCAACCAACTCCTCGACACCGCCCTGGCCTTTCCCCAACCCCACCTCCTCCCCCTCCCCATCAACACCCACACCCTCAGCAACCGCCACGACGGCGTACCGGCCATCCTGCGCGGGCTCGTCCGGGCTCCCGCCCGCCGCACCGCCCAGGCCGGGCAGGTCGCGGCCGACGGGTCGGCGGTGCAGCGGCGGCTGGCGGGGCTGTCGCCGGCCGAGCAGGTCGAGGAGCTGACCCTGGTGGTGCGCGAGTGCGCGGCGAAGGTGATCGGCTACAGCGAGCCGGAGGCGATCCGGGCGGAGCAGAACTTCCTCGAAGCGGGCTTCGACTCGCTGACCGCGATGGAGCTGCGCAACGTACTGAACAAGGCGACCGGCGTGCGGATGCCGGCGACGGCGGTCTTCGACTACGGCACCGCCGCGGCGCTGGCCCGGCACCTCGCGGAGGAGATCGCGATCGACAACGGCGCCGGCTGGGACTCCGGAGCGGCCGAGCCGGACGGGGGTGGGTCGCTCAGCTCGCTGGTGCGCGCCGCGGCTCCCGCCGGGAAGCTGCAGGAGGGGCTGGACCTGCTGGAGGCCGCGGCGCGGCTGCGGCCGGTGTTCCGGACGCTGGACGAGCTGGACCGCGCGTACCCGCCGCTGGCCCTGGCCTCGGGGCCGGCGCGGCCGAAGCTGTTCTGCTTCAGCACGCCGATGGCGCTGGGCGGCGCGGCCCAGTTCGCCCGGCTGGCGGGGCACTTCCAGGGGGTACGCGACCTGTACGCGCTTCAGGTGCCCGGATACGCCCCGGACGACAGCCTTCCGGACAACGCGGACGTCGTGGTGCGCATGTGGGCGGAATCCATCCGGGAGACGGCCGGCGACGACCCGTTCGTGGTGATGGGCTACTGCGGCGGCGGCAACTTCGCGCACGCGGCCGTCTCGTACCTGGAGCGGAACGGGGTGCGCCCGGAGGGCCTCGTCCTGCTGGACACGTTCCTGCCGGACAGCGACGTCATCGACGAGCTCGGCGGTCAGATGCTGGAGGGGATGTTCGACCGGGCGGAGGTGTACGGGCCCTTCAGCGACACGAGGATGACGGCCATGGGGCGCTACTACCGGCTCTTCAGGGAGACGGTGGTGGAGGACATCGAAACCCCCGTGCTCTTCCTCAGACCGGACACCCCGCTGCCCTCCGGCCCCGACGGCGAGCGGTCCAGGGAAGGCAACTGGCGGGCGTCCTGGCACTTGAAGCACGACCTGTGCGAGGTCCGCGGCGACCACCTCACGATGCTGGAGGGCGAGGCGGGGTCCATCGCGCAGGCCGTCGAGGAATGGCTGAAGCCGTCCGACAGGCGTTCAGCCGGCGCGTGA
- a CDS encoding TetR/AcrR family transcriptional regulator C-terminal domain-containing protein codes for MLTCVQCGKELTAPPRGRKPRYCSRSCQARAYRARLDARTGQGAWRENKDEQPSPPRSARPATGARADSQRTDAGLSRERIVWTAIRIANAEGLESMSMRHVANVLGVKVMSLYNYIDGKDALIDLMVEAVFSESGDTGPHTPRGWRAELEAAARWEWALYSTYPWVLEVIATVKPPLVPSLLARFERGLGAFDGLGLDPVMTHRIYLGVSGIAQGLALLRVSEIASERRGGGISLSQWRSVKVPAILEELGPDRYPRQAALRNSPEVLTDLEEIFEFSLQRLLDGIARFLEGESPTPPHRWPRSGQPSAEDH; via the coding sequence ATGCTGACGTGTGTACAGTGCGGGAAAGAGCTCACGGCCCCTCCCCGCGGGCGCAAGCCCCGCTACTGCTCGCGCTCGTGCCAGGCCCGCGCCTACCGGGCCCGCCTCGACGCGCGGACCGGCCAGGGAGCCTGGCGGGAGAACAAGGACGAGCAGCCTTCGCCTCCCCGCTCCGCGCGGCCCGCCACCGGCGCGCGGGCCGATTCCCAGCGGACCGACGCCGGCCTGTCCCGGGAGCGGATCGTGTGGACCGCCATCCGGATCGCCAACGCCGAGGGCCTGGAGAGCATGTCGATGCGGCACGTCGCGAACGTGCTCGGCGTCAAGGTGATGTCGCTGTACAACTACATCGACGGGAAGGACGCGCTGATCGACCTCATGGTCGAGGCGGTGTTCAGCGAAAGCGGGGACACCGGACCCCACACGCCCCGGGGCTGGCGGGCCGAGCTGGAGGCCGCCGCCCGGTGGGAGTGGGCTCTCTACTCGACGTACCCGTGGGTCCTCGAGGTCATCGCGACGGTCAAGCCGCCGCTCGTTCCCAGTCTCCTCGCCCGCTTCGAGCGCGGCCTGGGCGCGTTCGACGGCCTCGGCCTGGACCCCGTCATGACCCATCGGATCTACCTGGGCGTGAGCGGCATCGCGCAGGGGCTCGCCCTGCTGCGGGTGAGCGAGATCGCGTCCGAACGGCGCGGCGGCGGGATCTCGCTCAGCCAGTGGCGATCCGTGAAGGTGCCCGCGATCCTCGAGGAACTCGGCCCCGACCGCTATCCGCGCCAGGCCGCGCTGCGCAACAGCCCCGAGGTCCTCACGGACCTGGAGGAGATCTTCGAGTTCAGCCTCCAGCGCCTGCTGGACGGCATCGCCCGGTTCCTGGAGGGGGAGTCGCCCACTCCCCCTCACCGGTGGCCCCGCTCTGGTCAGCCCTCTGCCGAGGATCACTGA
- a CDS encoding MFS transporter, which yields MDIAERGAKAGWREWTGLAILMLPVLLISITVTVLFFALPSLTAELEPSGTQQLWIVDIYAFLLAGLLIPMGNLGDRIGRRRLLLVGAVVFGLTSAIAAYAPTAELLIAARGLQGAAAATLMPPTLALIRVMFTDGRQLHMAIAIWAAIFTLGSVAGPIVGGWLLESFWWGAVFLISVPIMILLLALGPLLPEYRDPNPGKFDILSAVLVLLAALPIVYAVKMVAEQNFSLTMWISAVIGLLFLTLFLQRQRKLPDPMLDLALFRRHAFTVSLITATLAVFALVGTFYFITQYLMSVLGMRPIVAGLMTVPTAVSSAAGSVLGATLTRWFRPGTIMGSGMVFGAIGFLLISQLSTDVNLPLLFSGLFLLGWGIGSVQALASTMVVATAPPEKAGSASGLFESSTEFGQALGAAILGSIGVAVYRSTLAAQLPPGVPPEDAAVAHETLGGALSVAAELPQAVGAALASVARDAYVDGMQIAAFAGAVIMLVMGILAFIKLREAQNPS from the coding sequence ATGGATATCGCCGAAAGAGGCGCCAAGGCGGGGTGGAGGGAGTGGACCGGCCTGGCGATCCTCATGCTGCCCGTGCTGCTCATCTCCATCACGGTGACGGTGCTGTTCTTCGCGCTCCCGTCACTGACCGCCGAGCTGGAACCGAGCGGCACGCAGCAGCTGTGGATCGTCGACATCTATGCCTTCCTGCTGGCCGGGCTGCTCATCCCGATGGGCAATCTGGGTGACCGGATCGGCCGCCGGCGGCTGCTCCTGGTGGGCGCGGTGGTGTTCGGCCTCACGTCGGCCATCGCGGCGTACGCGCCCACTGCCGAGCTGCTCATCGCGGCGCGCGGGCTGCAGGGGGCCGCGGCGGCGACGCTGATGCCGCCGACCCTCGCCCTCATCCGGGTGATGTTCACCGACGGCCGCCAGCTCCACATGGCCATCGCCATCTGGGCCGCGATCTTCACCCTCGGCAGCGTGGCCGGGCCGATCGTCGGCGGGTGGCTGCTGGAGAGCTTCTGGTGGGGAGCGGTCTTCCTGATCAGCGTGCCGATCATGATCTTGTTACTCGCGCTCGGCCCGCTCCTGCCGGAGTACCGTGACCCCAATCCCGGGAAGTTCGACATCCTCAGCGCGGTCCTCGTCCTGCTCGCCGCCCTGCCGATCGTCTACGCGGTGAAGATGGTCGCCGAGCAGAACTTCTCCCTGACGATGTGGATCAGCGCCGTGATCGGGCTGCTGTTCCTGACCCTGTTCCTGCAGAGGCAGCGCAAGCTGCCCGACCCCATGCTGGACCTGGCGCTCTTCCGCCGGCACGCGTTCACCGTGTCCCTGATCACCGCCACCCTCGCGGTGTTCGCCCTCGTCGGGACGTTCTATTTCATCACGCAATACCTGATGTCGGTCCTCGGGATGCGGCCGATCGTGGCCGGGCTGATGACCGTGCCGACGGCCGTCAGCTCGGCGGCCGGCTCGGTGCTCGGGGCGACGCTCACCCGGTGGTTCCGGCCCGGCACGATCATGGGTTCCGGCATGGTCTTCGGGGCGATCGGCTTCCTGCTGATCTCCCAGCTGAGCACGGACGTCAACCTGCCGCTGCTGTTCAGCGGGCTGTTCCTGCTGGGCTGGGGGATCGGGTCGGTGCAGGCGCTGGCCTCCACCATGGTGGTCGCCACGGCGCCGCCGGAGAAGGCGGGATCCGCCTCGGGGCTGTTCGAGTCCTCCACCGAGTTCGGGCAGGCGCTAGGGGCCGCCATCCTCGGCAGCATAGGGGTGGCCGTCTATCGCAGCACCCTCGCCGCGCAGCTGCCGCCCGGCGTCCCGCCAGAGGACGCCGCGGTGGCCCACGAGACCCTCGGTGGCGCGCTGTCGGTCGCGGCCGAGCTCCCCCAGGCGGTGGGCGCGGCCCTGGCCTCCGTGGCCCGCGACGCCTATGTAGACGGAATGCAGATCGCCGCTTTCGCCGGCGCGGTCATCATGCTAGTAATGGGGATTCTCGCGTTCATCAAGCTGCGTGAGGCGCAAAATCCCTCCTGA
- a CDS encoding class I SAM-dependent methyltransferase, translating into MYDQSSHTFLNVTGYGVTHAADYPADDFRENGRDDYRTTVEQTAAFLAAEAGIDGSSTVLEVGDDCECLLVYLAQWFGCRGEGIFESEEYVRFAQDLCTNQRQRLDVGFRRASVLRLPYEPGSFTHVVSHGALHKAPDLPRSYAEIRRVLRSGGIFAFSDFYRPRTRIGERTRTEVYDKFGWNDGYTLLEYHSALEEAGFEISSVVNVTGFLRRTFEGNAEAARARAGQMADAEARDKMLAFSASCEEVQAAIDRREVGWAIVVVRKRDAPEGEMPPDA; encoded by the coding sequence ATGTACGACCAGAGCAGTCATACCTTTTTGAATGTGACGGGCTATGGCGTGACGCATGCAGCCGACTATCCGGCCGACGACTTCCGGGAGAATGGCCGCGACGACTATCGGACGACCGTCGAGCAGACCGCCGCATTTCTCGCCGCCGAGGCGGGGATCGACGGTTCGAGCACGGTGCTGGAGGTGGGCGACGACTGCGAATGCCTGCTGGTCTACCTGGCCCAGTGGTTCGGCTGCCGGGGCGAGGGGATCTTCGAGAGCGAGGAGTACGTCAGGTTCGCCCAGGACCTGTGCACGAACCAGCGGCAGCGACTGGACGTCGGCTTCCGGCGGGCGTCGGTGCTGCGGCTCCCGTACGAGCCCGGCAGCTTCACCCACGTCGTCAGCCACGGCGCGCTGCACAAGGCGCCGGACCTGCCGCGCAGTTATGCGGAGATCCGCCGCGTGCTGCGCAGCGGCGGCATCTTCGCTTTCAGTGATTTCTACCGGCCGCGGACGAGGATCGGCGAGCGCACCCGGACCGAGGTCTACGACAAGTTCGGGTGGAACGACGGCTACACGCTCCTCGAATACCATTCCGCGCTGGAGGAGGCCGGCTTCGAAATCAGTTCGGTGGTCAATGTGACCGGCTTCCTCAGGCGGACGTTCGAGGGAAACGCGGAGGCGGCCCGGGCGCGCGCCGGACAGATGGCCGACGCCGAGGCCCGGGACAAAATGCTGGCCTTCTCCGCGTCATGCGAAGAAGTGCAGGCCGCCATCGACCGGAGGGAGGTCGGCTGGGCCATCGTCGTCGTCCGCAAACGGGACGCACCCGAAGGAGAAATGCCGCCTGACGCGTGA
- a CDS encoding helix-turn-helix transcriptional regulator: protein MQFAERESEITLLNTMLAESEHGWGRIAMITGPPGFDKSRVLHAFADSAVRSGATHLSAICLRNEQNISLGVIHQVSQSLSAALGEMPPALKLLQEAVFNAGPRGIRPEDLNWIGVTHGLWEIITNHARRGAVLITIEDVQYADSVSLDILLHFINRLHAANVFMVFTVNEGPDGVPLRIQSDLMHHPQCRRIKVAPYSSGTISRIAQMRLGTEPDDPLAEAIHQVSGGNALLVRSLIEDRQNAGGDGTGLVVDDGFSGSVRTLLNRIGSTPLRILRAAAVLDASASPPLLAEMLHIKQPAVVRTLEWLAEIGLLGLDGFRHPAAREAVLDSMEPELLKELYGRAAQLLHATGVQPTVIADHLVAASTKHEPWALDVLREAADQALATDEYELAVRYLRYAADLCSGPDERIQVTLALAKATWRINPSTATMYLPMLVQAARDGRLPARDVHWLLTCMLWHGQYDEAEEMFALLEQAEQGEGPEAGGAHAWRLAADHWLASTHPPVLHRLRGTHKPTPLREGSERHPAHSYARTISALAANLRDGETEAALRTAEKVLHSVQLEGCNIELVEAALFCFVYSDRTHEAASLVENLYALAERRASPTWLAVLAAFRAHIAEHKGEMLEAVEWGELSLRILPPRSLGVLAALPLASLIEAHTEMGEYQKAEQYLRHPLPETVYQTRYGLHYLFARGHYRTSVGQAHAGLSDFLKCGTLMRSWEVDTPLLVPWRLGAAGVSVVLKNNARARKFLELHHATPHGHSPRIRGFALMVLASAEEVGRRPPLLRKAVDMLQDSGHKMELAHALARLSHSLAALGETDKARLIGQQADRVGQRCHAEPLRRSVANAFDSEFGVMAAGNDQNALSPAEYRVASMAALGYTNREIATRAHITISTVEQHLTRIYRKLGVNGRNDLPRLFSSKELGSSNGNVLVAENSRHLPGSASVPG, encoded by the coding sequence ATGCAGTTCGCCGAACGCGAATCAGAAATCACCCTCCTCAATACCATGCTCGCGGAGAGTGAGCATGGCTGGGGAAGAATTGCGATGATAACCGGCCCTCCAGGGTTCGACAAGAGCCGGGTGCTGCACGCCTTCGCCGATTCGGCGGTGCGGTCGGGCGCCACTCATCTGAGCGCCATCTGCCTACGGAACGAGCAGAACATCTCACTGGGCGTCATCCACCAGGTTTCGCAGAGCCTGAGTGCCGCGCTGGGCGAGATGCCGCCCGCATTGAAGTTGCTGCAGGAGGCCGTATTCAACGCGGGACCGCGCGGGATCCGGCCGGAGGACCTCAATTGGATCGGCGTCACGCACGGCCTGTGGGAGATCATCACCAACCACGCGCGGCGCGGCGCGGTATTGATAACGATCGAGGACGTGCAATACGCGGATTCGGTGTCGCTGGATATTCTCCTGCATTTCATAAACCGGCTCCATGCCGCGAACGTCTTCATGGTTTTCACGGTCAACGAAGGGCCGGACGGGGTGCCGCTCAGAATTCAGAGCGACCTCATGCACCATCCGCAGTGCCGCCGCATCAAAGTGGCGCCGTACTCGTCGGGCACCATTTCCCGGATCGCGCAGATGCGGCTCGGGACCGAGCCGGACGATCCGCTGGCGGAGGCGATCCACCAGGTCAGCGGCGGAAACGCGCTCCTGGTGCGCTCGCTGATCGAGGACCGGCAGAACGCGGGCGGCGACGGGACCGGCCTGGTGGTCGACGACGGCTTCTCCGGATCCGTCCGCACGCTGCTGAACCGCATCGGCAGCACACCCCTGCGGATCCTGCGCGCCGCCGCCGTGCTGGACGCGTCGGCCTCTCCCCCGCTGCTGGCCGAGATGCTGCACATCAAGCAGCCGGCCGTGGTCCGCACCCTGGAATGGCTGGCGGAGATCGGCCTGCTGGGCCTGGACGGCTTCCGCCACCCCGCCGCCAGGGAGGCCGTCCTGGACTCCATGGAGCCGGAGCTCCTCAAAGAGCTCTACGGGCGCGCCGCCCAGTTGCTGCACGCGACCGGCGTACAGCCCACGGTGATCGCCGACCACCTGGTCGCCGCCAGCACCAAGCACGAGCCCTGGGCCCTGGACGTCCTGCGGGAGGCCGCCGATCAGGCGCTGGCCACCGACGAGTACGAGCTCGCCGTGCGCTATCTCCGGTACGCGGCGGACCTGTGCTCCGGCCCTGACGAGCGGATCCAGGTCACCCTGGCGCTGGCCAAGGCCACCTGGCGGATCAACCCCTCCACCGCCACCATGTACCTGCCCATGCTCGTGCAGGCCGCGCGGGACGGCCGGCTGCCCGCCAGGGACGTGCACTGGCTGCTCACGTGCATGCTCTGGCATGGCCAGTACGACGAGGCCGAGGAGATGTTCGCGCTGCTGGAGCAGGCCGAGCAGGGCGAGGGCCCGGAGGCGGGCGGAGCCCACGCGTGGCGCCTGGCGGCCGACCACTGGCTGGCCAGCACGCACCCCCCGGTCCTGCACCGGTTGCGCGGGACGCACAAGCCCACCCCCTTACGCGAGGGCAGCGAACGGCATCCGGCCCATTCGTACGCGCGCACGATCTCCGCGCTCGCCGCCAACCTGCGCGACGGCGAGACCGAGGCGGCCCTGAGGACGGCGGAGAAGGTCCTGCACTCGGTGCAGCTCGAAGGCTGCAACATCGAGCTGGTCGAGGCGGCCCTGTTCTGCTTCGTCTATTCGGACCGCACCCACGAGGCGGCCTCCCTGGTCGAGAACCTGTACGCGCTGGCGGAGCGGCGTGCCTCACCCACGTGGCTGGCCGTGCTCGCGGCCTTCCGCGCGCACATCGCCGAGCACAAGGGAGAGATGCTGGAGGCCGTCGAGTGGGGCGAGCTCTCCCTGCGCATCCTGCCGCCCAGGAGCCTGGGCGTGCTCGCGGCGCTGCCGCTGGCCAGCCTCATCGAGGCCCACACCGAGATGGGCGAGTATCAGAAGGCCGAGCAGTACCTCCGTCATCCCCTGCCTGAAACCGTTTACCAGACCCGGTACGGGCTGCACTACCTGTTCGCGCGGGGCCACTACAGGACGTCGGTCGGCCAGGCGCACGCGGGCCTCAGCGACTTCCTGAAGTGCGGCACGCTGATGCGCTCCTGGGAGGTCGACACGCCGCTGCTGGTCCCCTGGCGCCTCGGGGCGGCCGGAGTCTCGGTCGTGCTGAAGAACAACGCCCGCGCCCGGAAGTTCCTCGAGCTGCACCACGCCACGCCGCACGGCCACAGCCCCCGGATCCGGGGGTTCGCGCTGATGGTGCTGGCCTCCGCCGAGGAGGTCGGACGCAGGCCGCCGCTGCTGCGCAAGGCCGTCGACATGCTCCAGGACTCCGGCCACAAGATGGAGCTGGCGCACGCGCTGGCACGTCTCAGCCACTCCCTGGCCGCCCTGGGCGAGACGGACAAGGCCCGGCTCATCGGCCAGCAGGCCGACCGGGTCGGCCAGCGTTGCCATGCCGAGCCGCTGCGCAGGTCGGTGGCGAACGCCTTCGACAGCGAATTCGGCGTGATGGCCGCCGGGAACGACCAGAACGCCCTGAGCCCCGCCGAATATCGGGTCGCCTCGATGGCGGCGCTCGGCTACACGAACCGGGAGATAGCGACGAGAGCTCATATCACCATCAGTACGGTGGAGCAGCACCTCACCCGCATATATCGCAAACTCGGGGTGAACGGCCGGAACGACCTTCCGCGTTTGTTCTCCTCGAAAGAGCTCGGCTCGTCGAACGGAAACGTGCTCGTCGCGGAGAATTCCCGGCACCTTCCCGGCTCGGCGTCCGTTCCGGGGTGA